In one window of Skermanella rosea DNA:
- a CDS encoding inositol monophosphatase family protein, with amino-acid sequence MIDLDRVSGLIRRTAEEKILPRFRNLGAGDVVEKGPGDPVTIADTEAEEMLAGLLSEAYPDTLVIGEELVSRDPAALDALLGNKPVWVIDPVDGTLNFSEGIPVFGTILAYVAGGEIQGGWLHDPINDVTVAAVLGGGAWSGGRRLEADRTTPLSRAVGSAYWTARDWQEPDPVLAASGIVGEIRNHRCSALDYIDLALGRRQFVLSQGSKPWDHAAGVLVSREVGGAASFLDGADYDVMRLDGRVLAAASRESLDAIRAVF; translated from the coding sequence ATGATCGACCTGGACCGCGTCAGCGGCCTGATCCGCCGGACGGCGGAAGAGAAGATCCTGCCCCGGTTCCGCAACCTGGGCGCCGGCGACGTCGTAGAGAAGGGGCCGGGCGACCCGGTCACGATCGCCGACACGGAAGCCGAGGAGATGCTGGCCGGACTGCTGAGCGAAGCTTATCCCGATACGCTGGTGATCGGCGAGGAGCTGGTCTCCCGGGACCCGGCCGCCCTGGACGCGCTGCTCGGGAACAAGCCGGTCTGGGTGATCGACCCGGTCGACGGGACGCTCAATTTCTCCGAGGGAATCCCGGTGTTCGGGACGATCCTGGCCTATGTGGCCGGCGGCGAGATCCAAGGCGGCTGGCTGCACGACCCGATCAACGACGTCACGGTCGCGGCGGTGCTGGGCGGCGGCGCCTGGTCGGGCGGCCGGCGCCTGGAGGCGGACCGGACGACCCCGCTCTCCCGGGCGGTCGGTTCCGCCTATTGGACCGCCAGGGACTGGCAGGAGCCGGACCCGGTCCTGGCCGCGTCGGGCATCGTCGGGGAGATCCGCAACCACCGCTGCTCGGCGCTGGACTATATCGACCTGGCGCTGGGCAGGCGGCAGTTCGTGCTGTCCCAGGGATCGAAGCCTTGGGACCACGCCGCGGGCGTGCTGGTCAGCCGCGAGGTTGGCGGCGCCGCGTCGTTCCTGGACGGCGCCGATTACGACGTCATGCGCCTGGATGGCCGCGTGCTGGCGGCGGCTTCACGGGAATCGCTGGACGCCATCCGGGCGGTTTTCTGA
- a CDS encoding MarR family winged helix-turn-helix transcriptional regulator yields MAGAVRHDEIASLMRVLEEFRKLDPDLPIQYALSFLTLAENEGISMRELAERLGIAQSSASRNVAALSKWHSFGKPGLDLVQAEEDPRERRRKIISLTPKGHALIATLRDLMNRETRRAKSA; encoded by the coding sequence ATGGCCGGAGCCGTCCGACATGACGAGATCGCCTCGCTGATGCGGGTGCTGGAGGAGTTCCGCAAGCTCGATCCCGACCTGCCGATCCAGTATGCCTTGTCGTTCCTGACCCTGGCGGAGAACGAGGGCATCTCGATGCGGGAGCTGGCCGAACGCCTCGGCATCGCCCAGTCCTCGGCGTCGCGCAACGTGGCGGCGCTGAGCAAATGGCACAGCTTCGGAAAGCCCGGGCTCGACCTCGTCCAGGCGGAGGAGGACCCGCGCGAGCGGCGCCGGAAGATCATCTCCCTGACGCCGAAGGGCCACGCGCTGATCGCCACGCTCCGCGACCTCATGAACCGCGAGACGCGGCGCGCGAAGTCCGCCTGA